One window from the genome of Clarias gariepinus isolate MV-2021 ecotype Netherlands chromosome 15, CGAR_prim_01v2, whole genome shotgun sequence encodes:
- the rex1bd gene encoding required for excision 1-B domain-containing protein has protein sequence MLSSDFKSLVQRFYALQTERLEAYKLFEEGHEAYLRTGPQYDFEHYRQLVHEITKAFSGISKEVLEIKERLHQDLDRADLSEHIDKLQIKEKQKLELTAQLQLAKQSAQDHPEDQSYQEKVQEIRQEIIKNKESLSEIMQDFKYDSEDAE, from the exons ATG ctcTCCTCAGATTTTAAAAGCCTGGTCCAGCGTTTCTACGCACTTCAGACTGAGCGCCTGGAGGCGTACAAACTTTTCGAGGA GGGTCACGAGGCGTACTTGAGGACGGGGCCGCAGTATGACTTCGAGCATTACAGACAGCTGGTCCACGAGATCACCAAAGCGTTCAGCGGCATCTCTAAGGAGGTTCTGGAGATCAAAGAGCGTCTGCACCAGGACCTGGACCGGGCGGATCTCTCCGAACACATCGACAAGCTGCAGATCAAAGAGAAGCAGAAACTGGAGTTG ACGGCGCAGTTACAGCTCGCCAAGCAGAGTGCGCAGGATCATCCAGAAGATCAGAGCTACCAAGAGAAGGTCCAGGAGATCAGACAGGA GATTATTAAAAACAAGGAGTCTCTGAGTGAAATCATGCAGGATTTCAAGTACGACTCCGAAGATGCAGAATGA